A window of Chloroflexota bacterium genomic DNA:
GCTCGTGACGCCGGACGGCCTGCGCTTCGATTTCCCGTTCGAGCGTGCGGTCACCGCGGAGGAACGGGCGGCGATCGAGGCGGAGGTCCGGGGCATCGTCCGCGACGCACGCCCGGTGAGCGTGACGTATCTCTCGATGGCCGACGCGATCGCCGCCGGCGCGGACGCGTTCTTCGACGAGAAGTACGGTGAGCGTGTCCGGACGGTGCGGGTCGAGGGCTACAGCCATGAGCTCTGCGGCGGCACCCACTGCGCGAACTCGGGGCAGGTCGGGAGTTTCGTCATCGTCGGCGAGCGGAGCATCGGATCCGGGGTGCGGCGGATCGAGGCCCTCACGGGCGACGGTGCCGACGCCTGGATCGGTGCGCGGCTCGAGACGCTCGACCGTGCGGCCGATGCCCTGGGGGCCCAGGCGGCGGACGTGATCGTCGAGCGGATCGGAGCCCTCCAGGGGGAACTCCGCGAAGCGCGCCGCCGACTCCGGTCCGGCGAGGGCGCCGGCAGCCCGCAGATCGCCGAGGCGGTCGCCGGCGCGGAGACCATCGGCCCGGAACTCCGCCTCATCGCCCGACAGGACGGCTGGGAGTCGATCGAGGCGATGAAGGCGTTCGCCAAGGAGCTCCGCGGCGTGTTCCCGTCCGGCGTCATCGCGCTCGCCGACGAGCGGCCCGAGCCGCAGCTCTTCATCACCGTCAGCGACGACCTCGTCGCCCGTGGGATCGCCGCCGGCGCCCTCGTCCGGGAGGCGGCCACGAAGATCGGCGGCAACGGTGGCGGGAGCCCCCGGATGGGCCAGGCGAAGGGCGGCGACCCGACCGCCGTCGGGCGAGCCTGGGATGCGGTCCGCGAACGCCTCCGGACCTCCGGCTGACGATGGCCTTCTGGCGCCGCATCTGGCAGCGCGATGGGGAGCCGGCGCTCGCTGCCTGCACCGCCCTCGACGTCGGCACGGAGTTCGCCAAGGCGCTCGTCTTCGAGATCGACGATGCGGGTCATGGCACCGTCCGCGGCGTCGGTCGCAAGCGGCAGGGACTCTCGCACATGCAGTCGGGTACGGTCGCGGACATCGGGGCCGTCGTCGACAACTGCTCGGTCGCCCTCCAGGAGGCCGAGGAGATGGCCGGCTTCCGTCCGACCCAGGTCGTCATCGGCATCGCCGGCGAGCTCGTCAAGGGCTTCACGACGACGCACAGCCAGGAGCGCCGGAAACCCGACTCGCCGATCACGGAGGCCGAGCTCCAGCGGCTCATCGACGGCGTCCAGCGAGAGGCGCTCCGGGAGGCCGAACGGGCGATCACCTGGGAGACCGGCCTGCCGCACGTCGACGTCCGCCTCGTCCACGCGGCGATCACCGGGGCGAGCATCGACGGATACGCGCTCACGAACCCGGTCGGCTTCCAGGGCAGGCACGTCCGGATCAGCATCTTCAACGCGTTCGCGCCGCTCGTCCATCTCGGCGCACTCCAGAGCGTGGCGAGCCAGCTCGACCTCGAGCTCCTCGAGGTCGTCGCCGAGCCGTACGCCGTCGCCCGGGTACTCGGCGCGGACGGCGTCCACCAGTCCGGAGCGCTGTTCATCGAT
This region includes:
- a CDS encoding rod shape-determining protein, with product MAFWRRIWQRDGEPALAACTALDVGTEFAKALVFEIDDAGHGTVRGVGRKRQGLSHMQSGTVADIGAVVDNCSVALQEAEEMAGFRPTQVVIGIAGELVKGFTTTHSQERRKPDSPITEAELQRLIDGVQREALREAERAITWETGLPHVDVRLVHAAITGASIDGYALTNPVGFQGRHVRISIFNAFAPLVHLGALQSVASQLDLELLEVVAEPYAVARVLGADGVHQSGALFIDVGGGTTDVALVRQGGIEGTRMFALGGRAFTKSIADRLDLPFPRAESLKVDYARGLDVPDRDQVAAVIADDVTVWAAGVELVTEELAAGEQLPARIYLCGGGSRLPEVRAALAAEPFWARLPFSRPPEVTIMSPDQVTTIRDGTALLVDQQDVTPLGLAYQAIELQADEDPLDAALRRVLRAMKV